The stretch of DNA GTCCGCGTGGGTGGCCGGCCGGCTGTGTCCGCGTGGGCGGATGGGACCAGCGGCTCCGGGGCCGCTGCGGAATCGTTCTGCGCCGCTGCGGCGCCGTCCTTATGCATGCTGGTGTTCCTTTCGCAGGGAGCCTTCGTCCCTGGAGAGGCCCGTGTTCGGCCGGCGGGCCGGCATGGGAATGGCGAGCAGAATGGTCAGGCCGATCACGACGGTCTGGGCAATCCCGGCCCACAGGGCCCAGGGCGCTTCGTACCGGATACTCAGTTGGCCGCCCCCTGGGGGCAGCGTGAACGCCTGCGCCCACCCCGAGGTCGTGGCAGTCAGGGGCCGGCCGTCGAGCCAGGCGCTCCAGCCCGGATCGGCACGCTCGGCGAGGACGACGAGCCGGCCTTCGGGGCCGCCCGGCACTTCGGCCGCGGCCGGGACTGCCTCGGACGGGAGCAGCCCGATCGTAGCCCCCGCACCGTCGACGATCCGTACCCGGTGTGCGACGTCGGCGGCCCCGACCACCGGCTGGTTCAGCGGGCTGATCCGCCAGAGCCAGCCGACGTCGGTCTGGCCGACGGCGACAAGTCCTGGCACGGCGTCCATCCGGCTGGCCGTCAGCTGGGCAGCACTGTCCGAGGCCCGCAGGACCACGAAACCGACGCCGAGCTGTTCGAGGTCGTCCCGGGGGTCCACGCCCTGTCCGGCAACGATCATGGCGACGACGCTGCGGAGGGATCCGGCGACGGCGTCATCGTCCCGGACTCCCTCGTGTCCCGGCTCGCCGATGATGTTGCGGGCCGCGGCGATCGTGGACAGCGCGTCCAGGGTAGTGCCGGCGCCCCGAATGACCGAGGCGCTGTAGCTTCCGTTCTCGCTGGCGGAGATCAGCAGGGTCTTGGTCTGTTCCGGTCCTTCGCCGCGGTCGATGGCGGTGGCCGGGAGCGTGCGGGCCTTGGCCGGCTGGACCAGCCGGGATGTGCCCAGGCTGCCGGTGCCGGCCACGGATTCCGCCGGTCCAGTCGGCTGCAGCAGATTCTGGGCAGCCCAGGCGGTGAGGCCCGCCAGCGGACCTGCCAGCAGGAGGACCAGGCCGACGACGGCCGTGGCGCGGAACAGGAACTTGCGGCCCAGTCCAGCAGCGGCGGCCCGGTCAGCCGAGTCCAGCAGTCCGTCAAGCCCGATCAGGGCGGCTCCGAGCAGCGCAAACGCGGCGGCGGAAACGGTAGGTCCGGTGAACGGCGTGACCAGGACTTCGGTGCCGGCACCCGTGGCGACGTGTCCTGCAAGCCAGCCTCCGGCCAGCATGAGGACTGCCGCGGCCCAGAGGCACTGTGCGATCCGGGACGGCCGTCCCGGACCCAGGCGGCCGGGCAGGAACAGGGCGGCAAGAGCCAGCAGCAGCACGGGGAGCCCGGCGAGCAGGGCCAGCAGGAGCGCCCAGGGCACTCCTCCCGCGGACCCTCCGAAAACTGCCAGTCCGGTCAGGCCGCCATCGGACGCAAAACCAAGCGGCTGGCCCAGGACCTGCTGCCAGAGCGGTGCCGCGTCGAAGCCCAGCGGCATTCCCGGGTCCGCCAGCGCGGCCCGGGGGCTGTCGATGACGGAAAAGACGAACGGAACAAACAGGGCGAGGCTGGGCAGCAGCGTCCACCAAAGAGTGCGGCCCCGGCGGCCGAGCAGGACCCCGCACAGCGCCACGACGATCACAGCGGGCACCAGCAGCGAGGGTGCCGAGGCGGTGACCAGGGCGAGGACCAGCCCGGCGGCAGCCGCAGCGGTCCAGGACGGAGTGCCGTTGATTCCGGGCCTGGCGGGAGGCGCCTGGGTGAAGCGCCGCTCCCCGGGGGCCGGAACGGCATAGTTGCCGCGGCCCGCGGCCGTGCCGGTTGCCCGCAGCAGTGCGAGGACCAGCAGGGGCATCATGACGTGGGCCAGCAGCGCGCCCACGCGTCCCTGGTTAAGTGCCACCTGAAGGGCCGGCGCGGCAGCCCAGACAAGGCCGGCTGCCAGCCGGAGCCGTCGCCGCTGCGTGAGGGCGCCGGCGGCGAACCAGGCGCCCAGCGCGGATAGTGGCATGGCAAGGATCAGGAGCCAGATCATGGCACCGTTGGCGTCGCCGGCGCCGAGCACGCCCAGCACCCAGAGGACGTAGCCGAAGGGATCGCCATGGCCGGGAAGGCCGGCGCCGAGGGTGATCCACCAGCCCGAGGCATGGTTCCAGATCTCGGCCAGCCGGGCGGAAACGGGGATCAGCGCGCCGCCGGAGACTGCCTCGGCCCGGAACAGGCTGAGCTGGCCGGCCAGCGAGAGGGCCGCGGTGACGAGGACCGCGAGCAGTGCGCCGTTGCCGACCCAGCCGCGCTCGGACGTGGTGAGGGCGGCGAAGTCGTCGGCCGAGTCCCCGCTGGGCTGTTCGGCCAGCGGGTCGTGGCCCGGCAGCCCCACCCTCGCCTCGTCCGATCCCCAGGCCTCCATCAGGGAGCGCCGGTGGGCCCAGACCTCACGCCGTGGCGTCTGCAGCCCCTTGATGACGGACCGCCGGATGCGGCGGGTGCGGGCAGCGTTGCGGCGGCCGCGGATCACGGCGGCCGGGCGGCCCAGCGCGGCAAAGGTCGCGAGCAACTGGGAGAATCCGTGCCCCGGGTCCTTGACGGCGATGCTGAGGACCAGTTTGAACAGGCTCCCCAGGAGCGAGCCGAGGGCGTGCAACGGAACTTTCCAGCCGGCCGCATGCTTGAGCCGCAGGTAGACCTGGGCCTTGCGCGCCGCCACCGCATTTCCCAGGGCATGGGGGCGGTGGGACACGTGGAACATCTTCGCGCCGGGGACCACAACGACGCGGTGTCCGGCCAGCCGGTTGCGCCAGCAGAAGTCGACGTCGTCGCCGCTTCCCGGAAGGGCCGGGTCGAAGCCTTGGAGGTCTTCCCAGACATCCCGGCGGATCAGCATGCCGGCGGAGTTCACGGCGAAGGTGTCGCTGCGGCCGTCGTACTGCCCCTGGTCCAGCTCGTCGGCGTCGATCAGCGTCAGCCGTTCGGCCCAGCGGCTCGTGGACAGGCCGACGTCGATCAGCCGCCGCGTGGCGTGCCAGTCCAGCTGCTTGCAGCCGGCCACGGTGACGGACGGTGCCCGCTCGACGGCACGGAGGAGCTCGGCCAGGGCTTCGGGTGCCGGCGCGGCGTCGTCGTGCAGCAGCCAGATCCATTCGGAACCCGGCCGCCCAGCCGGACTGCCGTCCGCGGGCCAGGGCGCCAGCAAGCTGAGCCCGGCCATGACGGCTCCGCCCATGCCGCTCCTGGCCTGGTCGAAAACGGTGACGTTGGCCGTGCCGAATGCCTGTTGGAGGAGGGCGGCCGAGTGGTCACGGGAACCGGTATCGACCCCGATAAACGCATCCGCCGGCCGGGTCTGGCCCGCCAGCGCCGCCAGGGTCCTGGGGAGAAAGTCACCGCCGTCGTGGGAGACCACGATGGCGGTGACTCGTACTTCCTGAAGAATTAGATTGCTCGCTTCCTAAGCCGACGGCGCTCGCGCTCGGAGAGGCCACCCCAGATGCCGAATCGCTCGTCGTTGGACAAGGCATATTCGAGGCACTGGGAACGCACGTTGCAGGCTCCGCAGACCCTCTTGGCGTCCCGCGTTGAGCCACCCTTTTCAGGGAAGAAGGCTTCCGGGTCCGTCTGGGCGCAGAGTGCATCGGTCTGCCAGCCGAGCTCGCCTTCGTCGTCGAAATCCTGCCGGGAAGGCAACCCGATCCAGACCGGCTGCGTGCTGGGGACGGCGTGTAGCGTGCGGAGTTCCATCGGCGGGTCAAGCGGATCGTTGTCCTGATCCGGCCCGGACACCAGCTCATCGTGCGCTGCGAGGAAGGCGGTGGCGGCATCCTGCAAGGAGTCCCGCGCGTGTTCGTTGTAGCGGTCTGCCGCGTCCGGATCGGCCGGATCCACATACCAGTCAGTCGGCACTCCGCGTGAACGGTATTTCGCCGTGGCCTGGCCGGCAACGACGGCATCTTCATGGATACGCTCTGCTAGCCCCATTGGCGTTCCCTCTCTGATTTTGCAGCCTTTGACTGAGACCTGGACACTCGGTTGTGGTCCGGTTTATGCGCATTGGCCTTCGATACCTAATTACACGTGTGTAAGTATCCGGGAGTCAAGCCACGGCGGGGATAATAATCAACCGGGGAGGCAAAGCGGGGGCACGCCACGCCCGGGGTTTTTCGACACGCCCGCCACGAAGCCGCAGGTTCATTAGAGTACACAGTACTTGTGTCGGCTTTTGTTGAATTTCCGGGGAATTTTAGGCAACCGCCCTCCACTGTCCGGACAAATTCTTAGGTGCCCTTATGACACAGATCACTGCAGTCCGGACCGTGGCAAGATGAAGGCATGACCATCCCGGCAATTGAACTGATGACAGCCCTGCGTTCGGGCCAGTCCACCTCCCCCCGGCTCACCTGGTACGGCCCGGACTCGGAGCGCGTCGAACTCTCGGGCCGGGTGCTGGACAACTGGGTGGCCAAGACGAGCAACCTGCTGCAGGACGAACTCGACGCCGAGCCGGGAACCCGCCTGCGGCTGGATCTGCCGGCCCACTGGAAATCGCTGATCTTGGCCCTGGCGGCCTGGCAGCTCGGAATGGAGGTGGTCTTCGACGACGCGGCGGCCGAGCTCCTGGCCACCGCAGACCCTGGCCCGGGCGCGGCGGCGGGAGCCTTCGATGCCGTGCTGGCAGTGGCGTTGCCCGCGTTGGCCATGCGGTGGCCGGGCGAGTTGCCCTCCGGCGTCGTGGACTATGCCGCGGAGGTGCGTTCGCACGGCGACGTCTTCATTCCCCATGTGGACCCGGAGGCATCGCGGCGCGCGGTGCTGACCGCGGCGGGTGCCGTGCACACGCACGGGGAACTGCTGCAACGATTCGCGGCAATCCACGACGGCGCTCCGCGGCTGCTGGTTCCGGCCGGCGACGGGCTGGAGGCCGCCCTGGCCCAGTCATTGGGCGCCTGGCGGAGCAACGGCTCGGTGGTGCTGGTGCACCCCGACGTCGAGGTGACGGAAAGATTGCTCGGTGACGAACGCGTCCACGGGCGCTGAAACCCCGCCTAGGCCTTGGGGCCGGGCAGCTCCGGATCCGCGACGGACTGCTTCGGGACCGTAACGCCCGGCTGCGTGTGCGGATGCCGGTCGATGATCTCGTGGTCATGGGAGAACTCGGGCTCGTCATCGAGTTCCTTGTTGAACACCAGGAAGCGGTAGGCGAAGAAGCGCACGACGGTCGCCACGAGGATGCCGACGATCCCGGCCGAGAAGAGCATGTTCTTGTCCGTGATGCCCAGGCTGTACTTGGCGAGCGCGGTGAAGCCTGTGGAGATGCCGATGCCAATGCCGTTGATCAGGATGAACATCACGAACTCGCGCAGCACATTGTCCTGGCGGCGGTGACGGAAGGTCCAGAAGCGGTTCGCGATCCAGGAGAAGACCGTCGCGACGCTGGCCCCGAAGAAGCGCGCTTTTGCCTCACTGTCGGTCATGGGGCCGTGCATCAGGTAAAAGGTGAGTCCGTTGTCAATGATGAACGCGATGGCGCCGACTGCGCCGAACTTGGCCACTTCGCGCCAGAAAAGCGACGCTAATCCGCGCATGCGTTCAGTAAGTGAATTAATCATGACCCTCCGTGGCCTGCTGGAACTGTCGGCCTTCGGGCCAACTGCCCATTTTAGCGCCGATTCCCGGGAGCCCGCCCCGAAGACGCCCTGAAGACGCCCCAAGGGAGCGCCCCACAGCAGCTGATTGCGGCGCCGGGCGGGGTAAAAGCCGGGAAACCGCGAGGTTTTCGGTAGGCTGGGGCTTGTGAATTTTCCTGTAATCGGTGTTGTTGGCGGCGGCCAGCTAGCCCGTATGATGGCCCCTGCCGCCACCGCCCTGGGCTTCGAGCTCCGTGTCCTTGCGGAGGCCGACGACGTCTCCGCCGTCGCTGCCGTGGCCACCGCGCCGGTCGGCGACTATACGGACCTGGACCACCTGCTCGAGTTCTCCCGCGGCCTGGACGTGCTGACCTTCGACCACGAGCATGTCCCCACGGAGCACCTGCGCTCCCTGATCCGGGCCGGTGTCAACGTCCACCCCGGCCCGGATGCCCTGGTCAACGCCCAGGACAAGCTGGTGATGCGCGCCGCCATCGACAGGCTGGAGCTCCCCAACCCCCGCTGGGCCCCGGTGGCCGACGTGTCGGAGCTGATCGCCTTCGGCGAGGACACCGGCTGGCCGGTGGTCCTGAAGATGCCCCGTGGCGGCTACGACGGCAAGGGCGTGCGGATCGTCTCCTCGGCAGCGGACGCCGCGGAAACATCGGCCTGGTTCGATGCCATGGCTCCCCTGCTGGCCGAAGCCAAGGTGGAGTTCAGCCGCGAGCTCTCGGCCCTGGTCGCACGGACCCCTGACGGTGAGTGCCGGGCCTGGCCTGTGGTGCACACCATCCAGGTCGACGGCGTCTGCGACGAAGTGATCGCCCCTGCTTTGGACATCCCGCTTGAGGTGGCCGCGGCTGCCGAAAACGCGGCCATCAGGATCGCGAACGAGCTGGGCGTTACCGGCGTCATGGCCGTTGAATTGTTCGAAACCCCGGGCGTCGGCGCCGGCTTCCTGATCAACGAACTTGCCATGCGCCCGCACAACACCGGCCACTGGACCCAGGACGGCTCGGTCACGAGCCAGTTTGAACAGCATCTGCGGGCCATCCTGAACCTGCCGCTCGGAGCCACGGACGTCCTCGGTCCCGTCGTCGTCATGAAGAACTTCCTCGGCGGGGACAACCAGGACCTCTTTTCCGCCTACCCTGCCGCCCTTGCCAGCGAACCTGCCGCGAAGGTCCACTGCTACGGCAAGGCCGTGCGGCCCGGCCGGAAGATCGGCCACGTCAACCTGGTCGGCACATCGGCCGCCGACGTCGACTCCGTCCGGCACCGCGCCACCACCGTGGCCGACATTATCCGGAACGGACCGGCCAGCGCCGTCGCCAACCCGGGAACTTCCGAGGAGAACGCATGAGCGCCAGCATCGAGCCGCACGACTCCGCAGCACGGGACACCGGAGAGCCGGCCGACGCGGCCCCGGTCGTGGGCCTGGTGATGGGCTCCGACTCGGACTGGCCCGTCATGGAAGCCGCCGCCGAGGCCCTCGCCGAGTTCGGCATCCCCTTCGAGGCCGACGTCGTCTCGGCCCACCGGATGCCCACCGAGATGATCCGTTACGGGCAGACCGCACATAAGCGGGGCCTGCGCATCATCATTGCCGGCGCCGGCGGTGCCGCCCATCTTCCGGGCATGCTCGCCTCCGTCACCCCGCTGCCGGTGATCGGCGTTCCCGTGCCGCTGAAGACCCTCGACGGCATGGATTCGCTGCTGTCCATCGTGCAGATGCCGGCCGGTGTGCCGGTCGCCACCGTTTCGATCGGCGGCGCACGGAACGCCGGGCTGCTGGCAGCGCGCATCCTGGCCTCGGGAACCGACCACCTCGCGGCACAGCTCCGGGCCGATCTGCTGGATTTCTCGCAGGAACTCAACGACGTCGCCACCCGCAAGGGCGCCGCGCTGCGGCGCAAGGTGGCCGAAGTCTTCTCCGACGGAAACGTCACGACGCGGGGCAGCCGTTAAGGATCACCACATGACCAACAGTTACGCCCCGCCTCAGCAGGACATCGGGCAGCCGAAGCGGGCCCTGACGGACCCGGTCCGTCACCCCTCGGGGGCACCGGCCCCGGTGCTGACCAAGCGGGCCTTCGCCCTGGTCCTGATGACGCTGCTGCTCCCCGGCAGCGCCCAGACGGTCGCGGGCAGCCACCGGCTGGGACGGATCGCGCTGCGGGCCACCTTCACCGTCTGGGTGCTCGTTATCGCGGCGGCCGCACTGCTCCTGCTCAGCCGCTCCACGCTGATCAGCCTGGTCACCAATCCTCTCGCCTCGCTCCTGCTGGTAATCGGGCTCGCCGCGCTGGCCATCGGCTGGGCAGCACTGTTCGTCAACACGCTCCGACTGATCCGGCCGGTGCTGCTCGCGCCCGGGATCCGCCCCGCCGCCGTCGGGGCCCTCGTGCTGGCCATGGTTCTCAGCAGCGGCTCCCTGGGCTACGCCGCCTACCTGCTCAACGTCGGCCGTGACGCCATCGGCAGCATCTTCTCCTCCGACGGCCCCGCCATCGCCCCGTCGGACGGCCGGTACAACTTCCTGATGATGGGCGGCGACGCCGGAGCGGACCGCACCGGACGGCGTCCGGACAGCCTCTCGGTCATCAGCGTCGATGCCAAGACCGGGAAAACATCCATCATCTCGGTGCCACGCAACCTGCAGAATGCGCAGTTCAGCGAAGATTCCCCGATGCGCAAGATCTACCCCGACGGCTACAACTGCGGCGACGAATGCCTCATCAACGCCATCAACACCGAGGTCACCAACGAGCACCAGGACCTCTACCCCGGCGTTGACGACCCGGGCGCGCAGGCCACGCTCGAGGCCGTGTCCGGGACCCTGGGCATCAAGGTCCAGGCCTATGTGCTCGTGGACATGGACGGTTTCTCCAAGCTCATCGATGCCATGGGCGGCATCCGCATCAGGGCCGGCGGCTGGGTCCCGCTCAGCGGAGACATGATCGATGAGGCCAACGGCATCCACGGGATGCCCACCGGCTGGATCCCGGCGGGCGATCAGAAGCTCGATGGCTACCACGCCCTCTGGTACGGCCGTTCGCGCGAGTTCGTGGACGACTACGCCCGGATCCAGCGGCAGCAGTGCGTCCAGCAGGCGATGCTGAAGCAGCTGGATCCCGCCACCCTGCTGTCCAAGTTCGAGGACATCGCCAAGGCCGGCACCAAGGTGGTCGAGTCGAACATCTCCGCCAGCCAGCTCGGCAGCTTCGTGGACCTGGCCATGAAGGCCAAGGGCCAGGACATGAGCCGCCTGACGATCGGGCCGCCGGACTTCGACGCGGCCTTCTCCACGACCCCGGACTTCGATGTCATCCATGATCGCGTCCACCAACTCCTGGGCTCCGGCCCCTCGGCCGGAGCCGCGGAGGACACCCTCCGCGTGCCGGGCACCGCGCCCGGGCCGCTCTCGGCGGCAGGGGCCACGCCGAAGACGCCGCCTGCGCCGTCGACCCCGGACTTCACACCGGTGACCACCACGCCCGAGGGCGAGCCGATCACCGAGGAGATGCTCAACCAGTTCAAGCGTGACGGGGACGAGCAGTCGATCCGCAACCTGGTTGCCACCAACGGCCAGTGCGCACCGCTCTGATTCCGGGACTATTGCGCCGCACGCCCGGACGTGACCAAACTTCCCTGCACAGACAAGGATCTGCCCATGTACGAACTGCACAACGTCCTCCGGCCGTACGCCTGGGGATCCACCACCGCGATCGCCGGGCTGCTCGGGAGGCCTCCCTCGGGTGGGCCGGAGGCCGAACTCTGGATCGGCGCGCATCCGGATTCCCCGTCCGCCGTTGTGCAGCCGGCCGCTGCCGGCGGCGCTGACGGCGACGAGAAGTTAGGGCTGGACGAGCTGATCGCCGAAGACCCGGAACACCATCTGGGGTCTGCCAGCGTCGCCGAATTCGGTCCCCGCCTGCCGTTCCTGCTCAAGATCCTGGCCGCCGAGAGTCCATTGTCGCTGCAGGTTCATCCCACGCTCGCCCAGGCCCGGGCAGGATTCGCCCGGGAGGAAGCTGCCGGCGTGGACCACGCGGACCCAGCGCGCAACTACAAAGATGACAACCACAAGCCGGAGATGATCCTGGCGCTGA from Arthrobacter sp. PAMC25564 encodes:
- a CDS encoding glycosyltransferase family 2 protein, translating into MVSHDGGDFLPRTLAALAGQTRPADAFIGVDTGSRDHSAALLQQAFGTANVTVFDQARSGMGGAVMAGLSLLAPWPADGSPAGRPGSEWIWLLHDDAAPAPEALAELLRAVERAPSVTVAGCKQLDWHATRRLIDVGLSTSRWAERLTLIDADELDQGQYDGRSDTFAVNSAGMLIRRDVWEDLQGFDPALPGSGDDVDFCWRNRLAGHRVVVVPGAKMFHVSHRPHALGNAVAARKAQVYLRLKHAAGWKVPLHALGSLLGSLFKLVLSIAVKDPGHGFSQLLATFAALGRPAAVIRGRRNAARTRRIRRSVIKGLQTPRREVWAHRRSLMEAWGSDEARVGLPGHDPLAEQPSGDSADDFAALTTSERGWVGNGALLAVLVTAALSLAGQLSLFRAEAVSGGALIPVSARLAEIWNHASGWWITLGAGLPGHGDPFGYVLWVLGVLGAGDANGAMIWLLILAMPLSALGAWFAAGALTQRRRLRLAAGLVWAAAPALQVALNQGRVGALLAHVMMPLLVLALLRATGTAAGRGNYAVPAPGERRFTQAPPARPGINGTPSWTAAAAAGLVLALVTASAPSLLVPAVIVVALCGVLLGRRGRTLWWTLLPSLALFVPFVFSVIDSPRAALADPGMPLGFDAAPLWQQVLGQPLGFASDGGLTGLAVFGGSAGGVPWALLLALLAGLPVLLLALAALFLPGRLGPGRPSRIAQCLWAAAVLMLAGGWLAGHVATGAGTEVLVTPFTGPTVSAAAFALLGAALIGLDGLLDSADRAAAAGLGRKFLFRATAVVGLVLLLAGPLAGLTAWAAQNLLQPTGPAESVAGTGSLGTSRLVQPAKARTLPATAIDRGEGPEQTKTLLISASENGSYSASVIRGAGTTLDALSTIAAARNIIGEPGHEGVRDDDAVAGSLRSVVAMIVAGQGVDPRDDLEQLGVGFVVLRASDSAAQLTASRMDAVPGLVAVGQTDVGWLWRISPLNQPVVGAADVAHRVRIVDGAGATIGLLPSEAVPAAAEVPGGPEGRLVVLAERADPGWSAWLDGRPLTATTSGWAQAFTLPPGGGQLSIRYEAPWALWAGIAQTVVIGLTILLAIPMPARRPNTGLSRDEGSLRKEHQHA
- a CDS encoding WhiB family transcriptional regulator, with product MGLAERIHEDAVVAGQATAKYRSRGVPTDWYVDPADPDAADRYNEHARDSLQDAATAFLAAHDELVSGPDQDNDPLDPPMELRTLHAVPSTQPVWIGLPSRQDFDDEGELGWQTDALCAQTDPEAFFPEKGGSTRDAKRVCGACNVRSQCLEYALSNDERFGIWGGLSERERRRLRKRAI
- a CDS encoding TIGR03089 family protein → MTIPAIELMTALRSGQSTSPRLTWYGPDSERVELSGRVLDNWVAKTSNLLQDELDAEPGTRLRLDLPAHWKSLILALAAWQLGMEVVFDDAAAELLATADPGPGAAAGAFDAVLAVALPALAMRWPGELPSGVVDYAAEVRSHGDVFIPHVDPEASRRAVLTAAGAVHTHGELLQRFAAIHDGAPRLLVPAGDGLEAALAQSLGAWRSNGSVVLVHPDVEVTERLLGDERVHGR
- a CDS encoding GtrA family protein; the encoded protein is MINSLTERMRGLASLFWREVAKFGAVGAIAFIIDNGLTFYLMHGPMTDSEAKARFFGASVATVFSWIANRFWTFRHRRQDNVLREFVMFILINGIGIGISTGFTALAKYSLGITDKNMLFSAGIVGILVATVVRFFAYRFLVFNKELDDEPEFSHDHEIIDRHPHTQPGVTVPKQSVADPELPGPKA
- a CDS encoding 5-(carboxyamino)imidazole ribonucleotide synthase → MMAPAATALGFELRVLAEADDVSAVAAVATAPVGDYTDLDHLLEFSRGLDVLTFDHEHVPTEHLRSLIRAGVNVHPGPDALVNAQDKLVMRAAIDRLELPNPRWAPVADVSELIAFGEDTGWPVVLKMPRGGYDGKGVRIVSSAADAAETSAWFDAMAPLLAEAKVEFSRELSALVARTPDGECRAWPVVHTIQVDGVCDEVIAPALDIPLEVAAAAENAAIRIANELGVTGVMAVELFETPGVGAGFLINELAMRPHNTGHWTQDGSVTSQFEQHLRAILNLPLGATDVLGPVVVMKNFLGGDNQDLFSAYPAALASEPAAKVHCYGKAVRPGRKIGHVNLVGTSAADVDSVRHRATTVADIIRNGPASAVANPGTSEENA
- the purE gene encoding 5-(carboxyamino)imidazole ribonucleotide mutase yields the protein MGSDSDWPVMEAAAEALAEFGIPFEADVVSAHRMPTEMIRYGQTAHKRGLRIIIAGAGGAAHLPGMLASVTPLPVIGVPVPLKTLDGMDSLLSIVQMPAGVPVATVSIGGARNAGLLAARILASGTDHLAAQLRADLLDFSQELNDVATRKGAALRRKVAEVFSDGNVTTRGSR
- a CDS encoding LCP family protein, whose amino-acid sequence is MTNSYAPPQQDIGQPKRALTDPVRHPSGAPAPVLTKRAFALVLMTLLLPGSAQTVAGSHRLGRIALRATFTVWVLVIAAAALLLLSRSTLISLVTNPLASLLLVIGLAALAIGWAALFVNTLRLIRPVLLAPGIRPAAVGALVLAMVLSSGSLGYAAYLLNVGRDAIGSIFSSDGPAIAPSDGRYNFLMMGGDAGADRTGRRPDSLSVISVDAKTGKTSIISVPRNLQNAQFSEDSPMRKIYPDGYNCGDECLINAINTEVTNEHQDLYPGVDDPGAQATLEAVSGTLGIKVQAYVLVDMDGFSKLIDAMGGIRIRAGGWVPLSGDMIDEANGIHGMPTGWIPAGDQKLDGYHALWYGRSREFVDDYARIQRQQCVQQAMLKQLDPATLLSKFEDIAKAGTKVVESNISASQLGSFVDLAMKAKGQDMSRLTIGPPDFDAAFSTTPDFDVIHDRVHQLLGSGPSAGAAEDTLRVPGTAPGPLSAAGATPKTPPAPSTPDFTPVTTTPEGEPITEEMLNQFKRDGDEQSIRNLVATNGQCAPL